In Coriobacteriia bacterium, the genomic window TTCCATGTTGAATACGAGAATGGGCAGTGCGTTGTCCATGCAAAGCGAGATCGCGGTCGAGTCCATGACCTGCAGGCCACGGTTGAGCACGTCGATGTAGGTAAGCTCGTCGAACTTGACGGCCTCTGGGTGCGTCTTGGGATCCATGTCGTAGATGCCGTCGACCTTTGTGGCTTTCATGATGCACTCGGCATCGACCT contains:
- the pyrH gene encoding UMP kinase (Catalyzes the phosphorylation of UMP to UDP), which produces VDAECIMKATKVDGIYDMDPKTHPEAVKFDELTYIDVLNRGLQVMDSTAISLCMDNALPILVFNMETDDNIEKALMGEHVGTIVRGDNR